The Pieris napi chromosome 9, ilPieNapi1.2, whole genome shotgun sequence genomic sequence tttgtgaatatttaaattataatcataaaTTGAGAGTATCTGAAGAAGAAATCATGGTAAGTggttcttttaaatatattttttctagaatttgtataatgataattatgcgtttattactttttaggCTGGATATTCAGAAGATCAAATAGCAGGTGAGTGAGTCATCATAATATAGGAAAAtttcgatatttaaataattaccgCAAGCAAATTAGAACAAAATGACAACAAGACAGGGTTACATACATGTTAATACCTTAACTGTTGGTTGTAAACCAGTACGTTGTTTATACGTAagatgttaaaaaattgtttctacGTAAAAACGTAAGACTTGGGCGTAAGGCGTGTCGCACTGTTGTGAGTTGGCCCATGACTCACGTCAATCAACAATCTCAACGAAAGCGTCACCTATTGCAAGCGCCCTACATTCCATATAAGGTtggtattttatacaatatggATGTCGGAGGCCGACCGCCGTGTGGCGTGTGCAACAACTGCTCAGCCTGCAGGCACTCAGTGCGTTGGCGGCTTCTCTCAGTGCAACATGTTTATGTTCAATCCACCCACTAAGCTAAAACTTAACTCAGTTGAAGGTAAAGGGTAACTTTTTGGTCAGGAGAGATTTCACTATAAAACAGAAGTGTTATCATGATGGTCATATTGCAGAGTTCCAAGAAGCATTTCAGCTGTTTGACTCACGTGGAGATGGCAAGATACATGTGGCACAAATTGGAGATGCTCTGAGGGCTCTGGGCCAAAACCCCACTGAATCTGATGTTAAAAAGTGCACATTACACTTGAAGCCAGATGAGAGGATATCATTTGAAGTATTCTTACCAATATATCAGGTAAATGCTGCTTACACACATCAAGTGTATGTAATTGTCGTCCTCACCTTGAAACACAGTGTCAACTGTTTTGAGCTAAGGTCACATtaccaatttaattatttcatgtACTAAGTTATGAGTACAAGCTATCCAAGTAGTCTTCTTAAAATAATGAGTCAGCTATTCATATCTGTATGTATTAAATAGAGCatgatatatttgtattttattcaaactttaataaatttaaatgtcaatttatTCCAATATTTTCTGCTAAAGCACttagaattttgaattttgcaATATATACCTGTTAAAGCAATTTTTTGAAGattatctattattaattaatttttcatgatGCATTGCAGGCAATATCAAAAGCCCGTAGCGGTGATACAGCTAATGATTTCATTGAGGGTCTGCGGCACTTTGATAAAGATGGCAATGGATTCATATCATCCGCTGAGCTTCGCCACCTGCTGTCAACATTGGGTGAAAAACTGAGTGATGATGAAGTGGAACAGTTGCTGCAAGGCCAGGAGGATTCGCATGGCAACATCAATTATGAGAACTTTGTGCACCTTATCATGCAAGGCTGAGCtcttgttaaaataattctatCGTATTAAAATATGGAG encodes the following:
- the LOC125052666 gene encoding myosin-2 essential light chain isoform X2, whose protein sequence is MAGYSEDQIAEFQEAFQLFDSRGDGKIHVAQIGDALRALGQNPTESDVKKCTLHLKPDERISFEVFLPIYQAISKARSGDTANDFIEGLRHFDKDGNGFISSAELRHLLSTLGEKLSDDEVEQLLQGQEDSHGNINYENFVHLIMQG
- the LOC125052666 gene encoding myosin-2 essential light chain isoform X1, with protein sequence MSEADRRVACATTAQPAGTQCVGGFSQCNMFMFNPPTKLKLNSVEEFQEAFQLFDSRGDGKIHVAQIGDALRALGQNPTESDVKKCTLHLKPDERISFEVFLPIYQAISKARSGDTANDFIEGLRHFDKDGNGFISSAELRHLLSTLGEKLSDDEVEQLLQGQEDSHGNINYENFVHLIMQG